From the uncultured Trichococcus sp. genome, one window contains:
- a CDS encoding bifunctional 2-keto-4-hydroxyglutarate aldolase/2-keto-3-deoxy-6-phosphogluconate aldolase has protein sequence MSVKRDTLAQLQENYLFAVVRGASEEAGYEISKAAYQGGIKNIEVTFSTPGAENVMRKLSDEFAGTDMVVGAGTVLDEVAARISIMNGAKFIVSPSFNEKISRMCNLYTVPYLPGCGSVTEIQMALETGCEVVKLFPGGLLGPGFIKDVHGPIPWVDVMPSGGVSIENMDKWIANGAWSVGVGSALTRNLKEGGYASVAAAAKEFADRLAEIKAK, from the coding sequence ATGAGCGTCAAGAGAGATACCCTGGCTCAATTACAAGAGAATTACCTGTTTGCAGTAGTGCGCGGAGCTTCCGAAGAGGCGGGTTATGAGATTTCCAAAGCAGCTTATCAAGGAGGCATCAAGAACATCGAGGTGACATTTTCGACACCGGGTGCTGAAAATGTTATGCGCAAGCTGTCTGATGAATTCGCAGGTACGGATATGGTTGTAGGTGCAGGTACGGTGTTGGATGAAGTCGCAGCGCGGATTTCGATCATGAACGGAGCGAAATTTATCGTAAGCCCTTCCTTTAATGAGAAGATTTCAAGAATGTGCAACCTATACACTGTCCCATACTTGCCTGGATGCGGTTCTGTTACAGAAATTCAAATGGCTTTGGAAACTGGCTGCGAAGTAGTCAAGCTTTTCCCGGGTGGTTTGTTGGGTCCTGGATTCATCAAAGACGTTCATGGTCCTATTCCTTGGGTTGACGTAATGCCATCGGGCGGCGTAAGCATCGAAAACATGGACAAATGGATCGCAAACGGAGCTTGGTCGGTCGGTGTCGGCAGTGCCTTGACACGAAACCTTAAAGAAGGCGGCTACGCCAGTGTAGCGGCAGCAGCTAAAGAATTTGCGGATCGATTGGCTGAAATCAAGGCGAAATAA
- a CDS encoding glycoside hydrolase family 3 N-terminal domain-containing protein, with protein sequence MPKLVDLKAKPYNLNDKQVAWVNETIAGMTDEEKVGQLFTNLFFFGNDAFSGNDFTNQEIIEKFHIGGARYHGNSKEDIQDLLNELQSMSKIPLLVAANCDAGGNGACGEGTYIASGAQCEASGDPQVSYHAGLVSAREEKALGVNVNFDPCVDILYNWRNTIVNTRAYGTDAETVIKYTNAYLDGLTAENGENMEDGVIQCIKHFPGDGTEERDQHLVLGINELSPEEWRASFGKVYQNHIDRGVEMIMAGHIAVPALQKELNPALEDKDIMPATLAEELIQDELKGELNFNGLVITDATHMLGMTSAMRREDYVPKAIAAGCDMFLFFNNIEEDFGFMLKGYQNGVITEERLTDALRRILGLKAKLHLPEKQANGTLLRTREDLNIIGCEEHLQWRAEAADKGISLIKDTQNNLPINPVDHKRIRLYILEGEKGGINDAGSATQQLFVDELTSRGYEVTVNERGSRVKGATLKYRDEVDFALEVSDIVGYGAQNNYRIQWSTAMANEVPWFVWEVPHAFVSLNFTTHLHDATMVKTFINAYHNNKETIKQVVDKLEGKSEFKGGHNDLVWTDKWQAKL encoded by the coding sequence GTGCCAAAATTAGTTGATTTAAAAGCAAAACCGTACAATCTTAACGACAAACAGGTCGCTTGGGTAAACGAAACGATCGCTGGTATGACGGATGAGGAAAAAGTAGGACAATTGTTCACGAACCTATTCTTCTTCGGAAATGATGCCTTCTCAGGGAACGACTTCACAAATCAAGAAATCATCGAAAAATTCCACATCGGTGGCGCACGTTACCACGGCAATTCAAAAGAAGATATCCAAGATTTATTGAACGAATTGCAATCCATGTCCAAAATTCCTCTATTGGTGGCTGCCAACTGCGATGCAGGCGGAAACGGCGCATGCGGAGAAGGAACATACATCGCTTCTGGTGCCCAGTGTGAAGCTTCAGGCGACCCACAAGTTTCTTATCATGCCGGGTTGGTTTCGGCCCGTGAAGAAAAAGCATTGGGAGTAAACGTCAACTTCGACCCATGTGTGGATATCCTTTACAACTGGAGAAACACAATCGTCAATACGCGTGCATACGGTACGGATGCGGAAACTGTCATCAAATATACGAATGCTTATTTGGATGGATTGACTGCTGAAAACGGCGAAAACATGGAAGACGGCGTTATCCAATGCATCAAGCACTTCCCTGGAGACGGGACAGAAGAACGCGACCAGCATCTGGTCTTGGGCATCAATGAATTAAGCCCTGAAGAGTGGCGCGCTTCCTTCGGTAAAGTTTACCAAAACCATATCGATCGCGGTGTTGAAATGATCATGGCAGGCCACATTGCAGTCCCTGCTTTGCAAAAAGAATTGAATCCTGCTTTGGAAGACAAAGACATCATGCCGGCAACGTTGGCGGAAGAATTGATCCAAGATGAATTGAAGGGTGAACTGAACTTCAACGGTCTTGTCATCACCGATGCAACACACATGCTAGGCATGACATCCGCTATGCGCCGCGAAGATTATGTTCCCAAAGCAATCGCCGCTGGTTGCGATATGTTCCTGTTCTTCAACAACATCGAAGAGGACTTCGGCTTCATGCTGAAAGGCTACCAAAACGGCGTCATCACGGAAGAACGTTTGACTGATGCGTTGCGTCGTATCCTAGGCTTGAAAGCTAAATTGCACTTGCCTGAAAAACAAGCAAACGGCACATTGTTGCGCACACGCGAAGACTTGAACATCATCGGCTGTGAAGAACATCTGCAATGGAGAGCGGAAGCGGCTGATAAAGGGATTTCTTTGATCAAAGATACCCAAAACAACTTGCCGATCAACCCTGTTGATCACAAACGCATCCGTTTGTACATTTTGGAAGGCGAAAAAGGCGGAATCAATGATGCCGGTTCAGCAACGCAACAACTGTTCGTTGATGAATTGACAAGCCGCGGCTATGAAGTGACTGTCAACGAACGCGGCTCGCGCGTTAAAGGCGCTACTTTGAAATACCGTGACGAAGTCGACTTCGCTTTGGAAGTTTCTGATATCGTAGGATACGGCGCGCAAAACAACTACCGTATCCAATGGAGTACTGCCATGGCAAACGAAGTTCCTTGGTTTGTTTGGGAAGTTCCGCATGCGTTCGTATCATTGAACTTCACGACACATCTGCATGATGCGACAATGGTGAAAACATTCATCAATGCTTACCACAACAACAAAGAAACAATCAAACAAGTCGTCGACAAGCTTGAAGGCAAATCCGAATTCAAAGGCGGCCACAACGATCTGGTTTGGACCGACAAATGGCAAGCTAAACTTTAG
- a CDS encoding AraC family transcriptional regulator, whose protein sequence is MTRIIEKLLIGYHVKGQAYTLDFHTHPQYEIFLFHGGNCRFLVGNKIYYLQPGDLLMMDGMTVHRAYVIGDKSAYERSIVHFDADWITPLLNDLNIDYLLRFFTENRNGLIRRFHKKDELQLDNAIRELNHLQTLDQSYANEAKRKLSLVQLLLSIDSATDKIVEKGQVYVDEKTQIAEKVSEYIFKHYRESFTIDDIASALNLSKSYLSHAFKEITGNTIMAYAMGYRLSQACTALLMEPTKSIKMISGECGFESDAHFSRYFKQNIGTTPSTYRKNNRINIEKGE, encoded by the coding sequence GTGACACGTATCATTGAAAAGTTGTTGATCGGATATCACGTCAAAGGACAGGCGTATACCCTTGATTTCCATACACATCCGCAATATGAAATATTCCTTTTCCACGGCGGAAATTGTCGATTCCTGGTAGGTAATAAAATCTATTATCTTCAGCCTGGCGACTTGCTGATGATGGATGGTATGACGGTTCATCGTGCCTACGTTATCGGAGATAAGAGTGCCTATGAGCGCAGCATCGTCCATTTCGATGCCGACTGGATTACGCCTTTACTTAATGACTTGAACATTGACTATCTCTTGCGGTTCTTTACTGAAAATCGCAATGGCCTCATAAGAAGATTCCACAAAAAGGATGAGCTCCAATTGGATAACGCAATCCGTGAACTGAATCATCTGCAGACATTGGATCAGTCCTATGCGAACGAAGCCAAAAGAAAACTTTCACTCGTTCAACTGTTGCTGTCGATCGATTCGGCGACTGATAAAATTGTGGAAAAAGGGCAGGTTTACGTCGATGAAAAAACGCAGATAGCGGAGAAGGTTTCGGAATACATTTTCAAGCATTACCGTGAATCGTTCACTATCGATGATATCGCCTCAGCCCTTAATTTGAGCAAATCCTATTTGTCCCATGCCTTTAAAGAAATAACCGGAAACACGATCATGGCTTACGCGATGGGATACCGGCTATCCCAGGCATGCACGGCTTTATTGATGGAACCAACCAAATCCATCAAAATGATTTCCGGCGAATGCGGTTTTGAAAGCGATGCCCATTTCAGCAGGTATTTCAAACAGAACATCGGCACCACACCGAGTACGTACAGAAAAAACAATAGAATCAACATAGAAAAAGGAGAATGA
- a CDS encoding IclR family transcriptional regulator, whose amino-acid sequence MIQKVESNSSTKVQSIDRALAILETLADYPSLSLMELSEKVNLHKATTHRLVNSLMENGYIDRNPDTKQYRISLKMFHLGNKRVHNIDFLNVAKSMIRQLSDDTKQTVHLVVEDNDEVLYIDKYGESRGVRMQSKIGTKAPLYCTAVGKALLSTRQNAAVREYWDSIVPEQKTGRTITSYEELVNELDEIRRNGYAIDDEEFEEGIVCIAAAFSSAREVAAGAISISLPLSDMVDKDFYTGKILEYATKISHFLGHF is encoded by the coding sequence ATGATACAAAAAGTAGAATCAAATTCAAGCACAAAAGTTCAATCAATTGACCGCGCCTTAGCGATTTTGGAAACCTTGGCGGACTATCCTAGTCTTAGTTTAATGGAATTGAGCGAAAAAGTGAATCTGCACAAAGCAACGACGCATCGTTTGGTGAATTCCTTAATGGAAAACGGCTATATCGATCGCAATCCCGACACCAAACAGTACCGTATTTCCTTGAAGATGTTCCATCTCGGGAACAAGCGTGTCCACAACATCGACTTTTTGAATGTAGCCAAAAGCATGATCCGTCAGTTGTCGGATGATACGAAGCAGACCGTGCATCTGGTTGTGGAAGACAATGATGAAGTGCTGTACATCGATAAGTATGGTGAATCCCGCGGCGTGCGGATGCAATCAAAAATCGGTACGAAAGCGCCGCTTTATTGCACCGCGGTCGGCAAAGCGCTCCTGAGCACCCGTCAGAACGCTGCCGTCCGAGAATATTGGGACAGTATCGTTCCGGAACAGAAGACCGGGCGCACAATCACCAGTTATGAAGAACTCGTCAATGAATTGGACGAAATCAGAAGAAATGGCTACGCCATCGATGATGAAGAGTTTGAAGAAGGCATCGTCTGCATCGCTGCAGCATTTTCGAGCGCAAGAGAAGTTGCTGCCGGTGCAATAAGCATTTCCTTACCGTTGTCTGACATGGTTGATAAAGATTTCTACACAGGAAAAATTTTGGAGTATGCCACGAAAATTTCACACTTCCTCGGTCACTTTTGA
- a CDS encoding Gfo/Idh/MocA family oxidoreductase translates to MTEKVKLGIIGYGAEGGMYAGFFKNNDERLNDNIELAAICDNDPAKKAKVAEDFPGLPFFDNYLDLLESGVVNAIVTTVPHYDHCVMGIAALERGIHLLGEKPAGVYTKDVERLIETSKQHPETTFAIFFNQRTNPLYRRVKQLMDEKAIGDLQRATWIITTWWRPQGYYNQSAWRATWGGEGGGVLVNQAPHQLDLLQWICGKPEKVFAKLQYGAGRNIVVENEVNALLDFGNGATGSFITCTNDIVGTDRFEIFGTKGKIIVEDSKKLVVKQLTAPEAELSENMDMQDVMRLFMGQINMEDYVKVTEEEFVTPQGLQHISVLNNFADHIVKGEPLLANGEEGINGVTLANAMHLSSWLDKEVDYNVDGDLYLAELNKRIAEEGKFEQKK, encoded by the coding sequence ATGACAGAAAAAGTGAAATTGGGGATTATTGGTTATGGTGCAGAAGGCGGTATGTATGCAGGATTCTTCAAGAACAACGATGAGCGTCTGAACGACAACATTGAGTTGGCTGCAATCTGCGACAACGATCCGGCCAAAAAAGCAAAGGTTGCCGAAGATTTTCCAGGCCTGCCTTTCTTCGACAACTACTTGGATCTTTTGGAATCCGGTGTTGTGAACGCAATCGTAACGACTGTTCCGCACTATGACCACTGCGTGATGGGGATCGCTGCACTTGAACGCGGCATCCACTTATTGGGCGAAAAGCCGGCAGGTGTCTATACGAAAGATGTGGAACGTTTGATCGAAACATCGAAGCAACACCCGGAGACGACTTTTGCGATCTTCTTCAACCAACGCACAAACCCACTTTACCGCAGAGTGAAACAATTGATGGATGAAAAAGCGATCGGCGATCTGCAACGCGCGACTTGGATCATCACAACTTGGTGGAGACCGCAAGGCTACTACAACCAAAGCGCATGGCGTGCGACTTGGGGCGGAGAAGGCGGCGGCGTGCTGGTGAACCAAGCCCCTCACCAATTGGATCTGCTGCAATGGATCTGCGGAAAGCCTGAAAAAGTGTTCGCGAAACTGCAATATGGTGCAGGACGCAACATCGTAGTGGAAAATGAAGTGAATGCGCTTTTGGACTTCGGCAACGGCGCCACCGGTTCATTCATCACGTGCACAAACGATATTGTCGGAACGGACCGCTTCGAAATCTTTGGCACGAAAGGCAAAATCATCGTTGAAGATTCGAAAAAATTGGTCGTAAAACAACTGACCGCTCCGGAAGCTGAACTGTCCGAAAACATGGATATGCAGGATGTCATGAGACTCTTCATGGGACAGATCAATATGGAAGATTACGTTAAAGTGACAGAAGAAGAATTTGTGACACCTCAAGGCCTGCAGCACATTTCCGTATTGAATAATTTTGCTGATCATATCGTTAAAGGCGAACCTTTATTGGCCAATGGCGAAGAGGGGATCAACGGCGTTACCTTAGCGAATGCGATGCATTTGTCCTCTTGGTTGGATAAAGAAGTGGACTACAATGTGGACGGCGACCTTTATTTGGCGGAATTGAACAAACGCATTGCTGAAGAAGGAAAATTTGAACAAAAAAAATAA
- the uxuA gene encoding mannonate dehydratase — MEMSFRWYGHDDPVTLKNIRQIPGMKGIVTAVYDIPVGQPWPMERIEKLKADVEAEGMYISVIESVPVHESIKLGRPDRDQYISAYKETLTNLGKAGIPVVCYNFMPIFDWTRSNLAYELPDGSNALIFDEEEVNKMDPRTLSLPGWDESYNSEEMNALMDEYKEVDEEKLWENLEYFIKEIMPTAEAAGVKMAIHPDDPPYSIFGLPRIITGGEALNRFIKLYDSEYNGVTLCVGSFASDPKNDAVAILKDMLAKKRVNFVHARNVKLVGGRSFEESAHLSEMGSIDMYEVVKACVEGGFEGAIRPDHGRMIWGETGKPGYGLYDRALGATYLNGLEEAVKKNLKA; from the coding sequence ATGGAAATGTCATTCAGATGGTACGGTCATGATGATCCTGTTACTTTGAAAAATATCCGCCAAATCCCAGGAATGAAAGGTATCGTAACTGCAGTTTATGATATCCCGGTAGGACAACCATGGCCGATGGAAAGAATCGAAAAATTAAAAGCAGACGTAGAAGCAGAAGGTATGTACATCTCAGTCATCGAATCTGTTCCGGTTCACGAATCCATCAAATTGGGTCGTCCAGACCGTGACCAATACATCAGTGCCTACAAAGAAACCTTAACTAACTTGGGTAAAGCAGGAATTCCGGTTGTATGTTACAACTTTATGCCAATCTTTGACTGGACTCGCTCCAACTTGGCATACGAATTGCCGGATGGTTCAAATGCATTGATCTTCGATGAAGAAGAAGTTAACAAAATGGATCCACGTACACTTTCTCTTCCAGGTTGGGACGAAAGTTACAATTCTGAAGAAATGAACGCTTTAATGGATGAATACAAAGAAGTCGATGAAGAAAAATTATGGGAAAACCTGGAGTACTTCATCAAAGAAATCATGCCAACTGCTGAGGCGGCCGGCGTGAAGATGGCGATTCACCCTGATGATCCTCCATACAGCATCTTTGGTTTACCGCGCATCATCACAGGCGGCGAAGCGTTGAACCGCTTCATCAAACTGTACGACAGCGAATATAACGGCGTAACGCTATGTGTTGGTTCATTCGCATCTGATCCAAAGAACGATGCAGTAGCAATCTTGAAAGATATGTTGGCTAAAAAACGTGTAAACTTCGTGCATGCGCGTAACGTGAAATTAGTCGGCGGACGTTCATTCGAAGAATCTGCTCACTTGTCCGAAATGGGATCCATTGATATGTATGAAGTAGTAAAAGCATGTGTTGAAGGCGGCTTTGAAGGTGCAATCCGTCCAGACCATGGCCGTATGATTTGGGGAGAAACTGGTAAACCAGGTTATGGTTTGTATGACCGTGCGTTAGGTGCCACTTACCTGAATGGTTTGGAAGAAGCAGTGAAGAAAAACTTGAAAGCTTAA
- the uxaC gene encoding glucuronate isomerase yields MSFIHDDFMLQSETAKTLYHEYAENMPIFDYHCHLVPQQIAEDYEFENITELWLGGDHYKWRAMRAMGIPEEKITGNASPEEKFEAWAYTAENAVGNPLFHWTALELKKYFHIEETLTSANWKEIYAECNRVLKEEKLTARKLIKNSNVTFICTTDNPTDTLEWHKAIAEDETFDVAVVPGFRPDEAFAIQDAAKFAGFIGKMQEATGKGMTTFAELLEGMEERIQYFADHGSNVSDHGLSQIYYAEATDEEIEAIYAKAIAGDSVSETEYAKYQTRLLVELGKIYAAKDFVMQLHFGAIRNNNKRMFAALGADAGFDSIQDQPNVSYALNNLLGAMDLTNELPKFIAYNLDPTYFDLVGTAITNFQVNDKGIKSKVQMGSGWWFNDTKYGMLKQLKSLSEAGLLMNFVGMLTDSRSFISYTRHEYFRRILCDFIGDLVERGEIPNDAKLLEKLITNISYNNAVEYFDFKK; encoded by the coding sequence ATGTCATTTATTCATGACGACTTTATGTTACAGTCCGAAACGGCAAAAACACTTTACCACGAATATGCGGAAAACATGCCCATCTTCGATTACCACTGCCATTTGGTACCACAACAGATCGCTGAAGACTATGAGTTCGAAAACATCACGGAATTATGGTTGGGCGGAGATCATTACAAATGGCGCGCGATGCGTGCGATGGGAATTCCGGAAGAAAAAATTACCGGGAATGCTTCTCCTGAAGAAAAATTTGAAGCTTGGGCCTACACTGCTGAAAATGCAGTAGGGAATCCATTGTTCCACTGGACAGCCTTGGAATTGAAAAAGTATTTCCATATAGAAGAAACACTTACCAGTGCCAACTGGAAGGAAATCTATGCGGAATGCAACCGTGTGTTGAAAGAAGAAAAGCTGACAGCGCGTAAATTGATCAAAAATTCCAATGTCACCTTCATTTGCACGACAGACAACCCTACGGATACTTTGGAATGGCACAAAGCGATTGCTGAAGACGAGACATTCGATGTGGCCGTCGTTCCTGGTTTCCGTCCGGATGAAGCTTTCGCTATCCAGGATGCAGCCAAATTCGCTGGATTCATAGGGAAAATGCAAGAAGCGACCGGCAAGGGAATGACTACATTCGCTGAGTTGCTGGAAGGAATGGAAGAGCGGATCCAATATTTTGCGGATCACGGATCGAACGTTTCCGACCACGGCTTATCCCAAATCTATTATGCTGAAGCTACGGATGAAGAAATTGAAGCCATCTACGCCAAAGCGATAGCTGGGGACAGCGTTTCTGAAACGGAATACGCCAAATACCAAACGCGCTTGTTGGTGGAGCTGGGCAAAATCTATGCAGCCAAAGATTTCGTGATGCAATTGCACTTCGGCGCCATCCGCAACAACAATAAACGCATGTTTGCCGCATTAGGAGCGGATGCCGGCTTCGATTCCATCCAGGATCAACCGAACGTGTCCTATGCTTTGAACAATCTTCTCGGCGCAATGGACCTGACGAATGAACTGCCTAAATTCATCGCCTATAACCTTGATCCTACTTATTTCGACCTGGTGGGAACGGCAATCACGAACTTCCAAGTGAACGACAAAGGCATCAAGAGCAAGGTTCAGATGGGATCCGGTTGGTGGTTCAACGACACCAAGTACGGCATGCTGAAACAATTGAAATCATTATCCGAAGCAGGTTTGTTGATGAATTTTGTCGGCATGCTGACGGATTCAAGAAGTTTCATCTCTTATACGCGTCATGAATATTTCCGTCGTATCCTTTGCGATTTCATCGGCGATCTCGTGGAACGTGGAGAAATCCCTAATGATGCCAAGTTATTGGAAAAACTGATCACGAACATCAGCTACAACAACGCTGTAGAATACTTTGATTTTAAAAAATAA
- a CDS encoding HAD hydrolase-like protein: MSTHPTQFTKQKQFLVCVDSDGCAMDTMNVKHERFFGPLAADEYGIKDRETFLADWNRINLFSSTRGINRFKALVLTLIEAQKKGEDIGDISALTDWANNAPSLSNASLEAEIAKASSEDLEKALVWSKKVNEGIETELAGEDKPFPGVLEGLTKIHSLTDVAIVSSANSEALNSEWNRHNLMPQVDVVYGQEVGSKADAIADLLTKGYAADEILMVGDAPGDEQAATVNGVFYYPILFGKEEFSWERLSNEAIDKFLNKEYAGAYQEKVLGEFHALLAQFD; encoded by the coding sequence ATGTCTACACACCCAACTCAATTTACGAAACAAAAACAATTCTTAGTCTGTGTCGATTCCGACGGTTGCGCAATGGATACGATGAACGTGAAACATGAGCGTTTCTTCGGTCCTTTGGCAGCTGATGAGTACGGCATCAAAGATCGCGAAACTTTTTTGGCTGACTGGAACCGCATCAACCTGTTTTCCAGCACGCGCGGCATCAATCGCTTTAAAGCATTGGTTTTGACGCTGATTGAAGCACAGAAAAAAGGCGAAGACATCGGCGATATTTCGGCACTGACCGACTGGGCAAACAATGCGCCATCGTTATCGAATGCTTCCCTGGAAGCGGAGATTGCGAAAGCATCTTCCGAAGATTTGGAAAAAGCTTTGGTATGGAGCAAGAAAGTCAACGAAGGTATCGAAACGGAATTGGCTGGAGAAGACAAGCCTTTCCCGGGGGTTCTGGAAGGCCTGACAAAAATCCACAGCCTGACGGATGTGGCAATCGTAAGCTCAGCCAACAGCGAAGCTTTGAACAGCGAATGGAACAGACACAATCTGATGCCGCAAGTTGATGTAGTCTACGGACAGGAAGTCGGCAGCAAAGCGGACGCTATCGCTGATTTGTTGACGAAAGGTTATGCAGCGGACGAAATTTTGATGGTCGGAGATGCCCCTGGTGATGAACAAGCGGCAACGGTAAATGGCGTATTCTATTATCCAATCCTCTTCGGAAAAGAAGAATTCTCTTGGGAACGTTTAAGCAACGAAGCGATCGATAAATTTCTGAACAAAGAATATGCAGGAGCTTACCAAGAAAAAGTGCTTGGGGAATTCCATGCCTTATTGGCTCAATTCGATTAA
- a CDS encoding SDR family oxidoreductase produces the protein MTSPFVHDFTDKVVVVTGAGGVLCSYFAKEFARAGAKVALLDLNLDNAQGYADEIVAEGGIAKAFKANVLELPSLQAAKEAVVAELGEVDILVNGAGGNNPRATTDNEYHETDLPEGTKTFFDLEQSGIEFVFNLNFLGTVLPTQVFAKDMVGRPGANIINISSMNGFTPLTKIVAYSGAKAAISNLTEWLAVHFSHVGIRVNAIAPGFLVSKQNQALLFNEDGTPTPRTGKILNGTPMGRFGEPHELIGGLLFLADEKAASFVNGVVLPIDGGFNAYSGV, from the coding sequence ATGACAAGCCCATTCGTTCATGATTTTACCGATAAAGTAGTAGTAGTAACAGGTGCTGGCGGCGTTTTATGCTCTTATTTCGCGAAAGAATTCGCTAGAGCAGGCGCTAAAGTAGCCCTTTTGGACTTAAACTTGGATAACGCACAAGGCTATGCCGACGAAATAGTAGCTGAAGGCGGAATCGCTAAAGCGTTCAAAGCCAACGTATTGGAATTACCGAGTCTGCAAGCAGCTAAGGAAGCTGTCGTGGCTGAATTAGGCGAAGTGGATATTTTGGTAAACGGTGCAGGCGGCAACAACCCGCGCGCAACGACAGACAACGAATACCATGAAACTGATCTTCCTGAAGGAACAAAAACGTTCTTCGACTTGGAACAAAGCGGAATCGAATTCGTCTTCAACTTGAACTTCTTGGGTACAGTATTGCCTACACAAGTTTTTGCTAAAGATATGGTTGGCCGTCCGGGCGCTAACATCATCAACATCTCAAGCATGAACGGTTTTACACCATTGACCAAAATTGTTGCTTACTCAGGCGCGAAAGCTGCTATCTCCAACTTGACTGAATGGTTGGCTGTACACTTCTCGCACGTAGGCATCCGCGTCAATGCAATCGCACCAGGATTCCTGGTTTCAAAACAAAACCAAGCGTTGTTGTTCAACGAAGACGGAACACCGACTCCTCGTACAGGCAAAATCCTGAACGGCACACCAATGGGCCGTTTTGGCGAACCACATGAATTGATCGGCGGTTTGCTGTTCTTGGCAGACGAAAAAGCTGCAAGCTTTGTGAACGGCGTCGTATTGCCGATCGATGGCGGCTTCAACGCGTATTCAGGCGTATAA